In a genomic window of Henningerozyma blattae CBS 6284 chromosome 9, complete genome:
- the MRPL13 gene encoding mitochondrial 54S ribosomal protein mL50 MRPL13 (similar to Saccharomyces cerevisiae MRPL13 (YKR006C); ancestral locus Anc_2.516): MSFRITLYKHYLSAFSNNITLQRKFTRSLASTAPRNDIFSWLYSKKNAKKSIPKEEKDTKKIMKQIEEGKDTDRDADSGELLFLELKPENFIGEDQGMIDSRIRKENKKPILTTSWLSKHKVKNEKAFDEILLSCYNETFNKDMKNITDTILTDNFPDLSTKFNFSKEIQKKSGYLISDYNVTLFNSPVDFRNYFRTEVFSGKLGLFKESEPNAIHLNSKSFNSPNIFVQSDVTFFKQKRNIKRLWSKFLN, encoded by the coding sequence ATGAGTTTTCGTATCACTTTGTACAAACACTATTTGAGTGCTTTCTCAAACAATATAACTCTGCAAAGAAAATTCACCAGATCCTTAGCAAGTACAGCGCCTCgaaatgatatttttagttGGTTATATTCAAAGAAGAATGCCAAAAAGTCTATTccaaaagaagaaaaagatactaaaaaaataatgaaacaaattGAAGAAGGTAAAGATACTGATAGGGATGCCGATTCTGGGGAGCTTTTGTTTTTAGAACTGAAACCAGAGAACTTCATTGGCGAAGATCAGGGTATGATCGATTCTAGAATACGAAAGGAAAATAAGAAGCCAATACTAACAACTTCATGGCTATCCAAACATAAagttaaaaatgaaaaagcATTTGATGAAATTCTATTGAGCTGTTATAATGAAACCTTCAACAAAGacatgaaaaatattacagaCACAATATTAACTGATAATTTCCCAGATTTGTCtacaaaattcaatttttctaaagagatacaaaaaaaatctgGCTATTTAATATCTGACTATAACGTTACCCTATTTAATTCTCCTGTTGACtttagaaattattttagaaCAGAGGTTTTTTCTGGCAAATTAGGATTATTTAAGGAATCTGAGCCAAATGCTATACACCTAAACtctaaatcatttaattcacCAAACATTTTCGTTCAATCTGATGTTACCTTTttcaaa
- the MEH1 gene encoding Meh1p (similar to Saccharomyces cerevisiae MEH1 (YKR007W); ancestral locus Anc_2.517) has product MGNICACLVNSDSNEDESLLAGQQNSYGTDNVVDEETLLGRQMKEQEEQIMLRNQELRDIVNSTNDKLIDISMISNSGIVLEGHDNNFKKFLKEIK; this is encoded by the coding sequence ATGGGTAATATTTGTGCTTGTTTAGTTAATAGTGATAGCAATGAAGACGAGTCTCTATTAGCAGGCCAACAAAATAGTTATGGTACTGATAATGTGGTGGATGAGGAAACATTGCTAGGACGACAGATGAAAGAGCAAGAGGAACAAATAATGCTCAGAAACCAAGAATTAAGAGATATTGTAAACAGTACAAATGATAAACTTATAGATATATCTATGATAAGTAATAGTGGAATTGTACTAGAAGGCCATGATAataactttaaaaaatttctaaagGAAATCAAATAG